A region from the Chlamydiales bacterium genome encodes:
- a CDS encoding amino acid permease: MSQSTVAVGRQSLSKIISGTLMIAGSAIGAGMLGIPLLTAEAGFWPSLVITGIVWLFMLCTGLLFLEVTLWMPGGSNILSMSQRFLGKKGKVIAGFMFIFLYYSLMVAYFAAGAPLVSGFINATFGLNLSGILSYALFGVIFGGIVAIGAKAIERVSVFLTIAMVVDYFIMVGMGCSDVDMGNFQISEWSAVAFSLPVLFSAFGYHNIIPSLCDHMSRERKTLKLSIILGTSVPFLIYVAWQWLVIGAIPQAAVLAAREAGQPATQALQSISGGSSIFLVGQYFAFFAIVTSMLGVAFSLVDFIGDGLKVKREGPSRHFLVFLTFFPPFLCVVFDPTLFDRALGVAGGFGEAFLNGLLPVMLVWMGRYAMKLPSDDALPGGKWTLGLLLLVSLFVICLELFLIFSH; this comes from the coding sequence ATGAGTCAAAGCACAGTAGCAGTAGGAAGGCAGAGCCTTTCTAAAATTATTTCTGGAACTCTAATGATCGCAGGATCTGCGATCGGCGCAGGAATGCTTGGAATTCCTCTGCTGACAGCAGAGGCTGGCTTCTGGCCCTCTCTCGTCATCACCGGGATCGTCTGGCTCTTCATGCTATGCACAGGCCTCCTCTTTTTAGAGGTGACGCTCTGGATGCCGGGAGGATCGAACATTCTCTCGATGTCTCAGAGATTTCTTGGCAAGAAGGGCAAGGTCATTGCTGGGTTCATGTTTATCTTTCTCTACTACAGCCTGATGGTCGCTTACTTTGCAGCTGGAGCCCCTCTTGTATCTGGATTTATCAATGCTACCTTTGGCCTAAATTTATCTGGCATTCTTAGCTACGCTCTATTCGGAGTGATTTTTGGAGGAATTGTAGCGATCGGGGCCAAAGCGATTGAACGCGTCAGCGTATTCTTAACTATAGCAATGGTTGTCGACTATTTCATCATGGTGGGAATGGGCTGTTCCGACGTCGATATGGGCAATTTTCAAATTAGCGAGTGGTCTGCTGTCGCCTTCTCTCTTCCAGTTCTTTTTAGTGCGTTTGGCTACCACAATATTATTCCTTCTCTATGCGACCACATGAGCCGCGAGCGGAAGACGCTAAAGCTCTCCATTATTCTGGGAACCTCCGTTCCCTTTCTGATCTATGTCGCATGGCAGTGGCTTGTGATTGGAGCAATTCCACAAGCAGCAGTACTTGCTGCTCGCGAAGCGGGACAGCCCGCTACTCAAGCGCTTCAATCGATCTCTGGTGGCTCTTCCATCTTTCTCGTTGGTCAATACTTCGCCTTCTTCGCGATCGTGACATCGATGCTTGGCGTCGCTTTCTCTCTCGTAGATTTTATTGGGGATGGACTCAAGGTTAAGCGTGAAGGACCCTCTCGTCATTTTCTGGTGTTTCTTACCTTCTTCCCGCCATTTCTCTGTGTGGTGTTTGATCCCACGCTCTTCGATCGAGCGCTCGGCGTTGCTGGGGGATTTGGAGAGGCCTTTCTAAACGGCCTTCTTCCTGTGATGCTCGTCTGGATGGGTCGTTATGCTATGAAGCTCCCATCCGATGATGCGCTTCCTGGAGGGAAATGGACTCTTGGGCTTCTTCTGCTCGTAAGTCTTTTTGTTATCTGCCTCGAGCTCTTCCTAATCTTCTCCCACTAG
- a CDS encoding nicotinate phosphoribosyltransferase, with protein sequence MQLNSIYGLSLALLTDLYELTMAYGYWKEGIAERESVFHLSFRRKPFKGSFAVAAGLKTAVEFIQNFQFDESDLSYLEGLRGSSGKPLFEQGFLDYLKNFSFSCDLDAMPEGTPVFPYEPILRVQGPIIQAQLLESALLNIINFQSLIATKAARICWAAKPDPVVEFGLRRAQGIDGALSASRAAFIGGCESTSSVLAGKLYDIPVRGTQAHSWVMAFDDEESSFRAFAKALPDSCMFLVDTYDSVTGVKNALTVAKELRKEGVEMLGVRLDSGDLAHLSIQIRKMLDDAGFPHAKIMASNELDEQIISDLKHQGAKISIWGVGTNLVTAKDQSALDGVYKLSAIRDEKGDWQYKLKISEQIAKVTDPGILQVRRFYNKSGAFADMVYDPARLPKEGQVFLDPADPTHSSKVRPEMEYKDLLVPIMRKGKEVYNHPSLKEVQSYSQQELDRFHPAIRRFLNPQPYFVGMEKSLYELKVKMIEEIKEKLS encoded by the coding sequence ATGCAATTGAATTCAATCTACGGTCTTTCGCTTGCGCTTCTAACCGATCTATATGAGCTAACGATGGCCTATGGCTACTGGAAAGAGGGGATTGCAGAGCGCGAGTCGGTATTTCATCTCTCTTTTAGAAGAAAACCTTTTAAAGGCAGTTTCGCTGTTGCAGCTGGGCTTAAAACCGCTGTCGAATTTATACAGAATTTTCAGTTTGACGAGAGCGATCTATCTTATCTAGAGGGGCTCCGAGGCAGCAGTGGAAAACCACTATTTGAGCAGGGCTTCCTCGACTATTTAAAAAATTTCTCCTTCTCCTGCGATCTAGATGCGATGCCAGAAGGGACCCCTGTATTTCCCTATGAGCCAATTCTTCGCGTTCAAGGGCCGATTATTCAAGCGCAGCTTCTGGAAAGCGCACTTCTTAATATCATCAATTTTCAATCGCTGATTGCAACAAAAGCTGCAAGGATCTGCTGGGCTGCAAAACCCGATCCTGTTGTTGAGTTTGGACTCCGCAGAGCTCAAGGTATCGATGGAGCTCTTTCTGCGAGCCGTGCAGCATTTATTGGCGGCTGCGAATCCACTTCGAGTGTTCTCGCTGGAAAGCTCTACGACATCCCCGTTCGGGGAACACAGGCGCATAGCTGGGTGATGGCATTCGACGATGAGGAGAGCTCTTTCAGAGCCTTTGCAAAAGCTCTTCCCGATAGCTGCATGTTCCTGGTGGATACTTATGATAGCGTAACGGGCGTAAAAAACGCGCTTACGGTTGCAAAAGAGCTGAGAAAAGAGGGTGTCGAGATGCTAGGAGTGAGACTCGACTCAGGGGATCTCGCTCACTTAAGCATTCAGATCCGTAAGATGCTGGACGATGCAGGCTTTCCTCATGCGAAGATCATGGCAAGCAATGAGCTCGACGAGCAGATCATCAGCGATCTCAAGCACCAGGGCGCTAAGATTAGCATCTGGGGTGTTGGAACCAATCTCGTTACAGCAAAAGATCAATCTGCACTGGATGGAGTTTATAAGCTCTCTGCAATCAGAGATGAGAAGGGCGACTGGCAGTATAAGCTTAAAATTTCTGAGCAGATCGCCAAAGTCACGGATCCTGGCATTCTACAGGTGCGACGCTTTTACAATAAGAGCGGGGCCTTTGCCGACATGGTTTATGATCCAGCTAGGTTACCAAAAGAGGGGCAGGTCTTTTTAGATCCAGCCGACCCAACGCACTCGAGCAAGGTGCGTCCAGAGATGGAGTATAAAGATCTTCTCGTCCCGATCATGCGCAAAGGAAAAGAGGTATACAACCACCCCTCATTAAAAGAAGTGCAGAGCTACTCTCAGCAGGAGCTGGACCGCTTCCATCCCGCTATTCGCAGGTTTTTAAATCCGCAGCCCTACTTTGTGGGAATGGAAAAATCTCTGTATGAGCTGAAAGTAAAAATGATCGAAGAGATCAAAGAGAAGCTCTCATGA
- a CDS encoding ankyrin repeat domain-containing protein has translation MTGFIKQETLIEPGLSLTPIKTKTEAELLADKASDAAQRALDATPVAKNTQGSVFTFDPPEAIAGVTELHTACDKGDIERVRMLLSTDFGRSMVNALDAQGLSPLHYVVYGINRKSTCDQRRASLKLVSLLLQRGALVDQRDGFKKTPLMHACEMGWVEAVELFTSFGADTNLSTGTGETPLILCVENGEDEIIPILIKHGVKVNEVDPILGRTALSVACKCNYTSIVRVLLASGADPSLGISEKEHQPFPPLLLACMNGNLKMVKLLVEAGADVNEGFTRAKEAHTAFSAACGVEKNDEVIQYLIKSGARPELGSATGELNKVIAKHPQYQKYLKSEKDAQALYAKRVALSNSIGNRAGASIAYEAWFSQIFFHDFAETLRTAEIDARISLKEVSRAFSRASHRTLNPVTTTAHIQRGELVIIPAGWHGHAISLVFYKGYLAVINRGEGSEDHSTAEFYKIDNRLMNQKLLANIVKMKETGSVKKGVKLYYQDLPKALSPSSDGEIVRDKLCLELSKEVALPSQEVGNCPQASAEGTIPAALALLGTVGNYRKSLEPETLAAVMKTTHEITLKKRLDYLEAYLAAHTEESTVDTYLVKTAWAKIMSDLKRNPVSLASYPLIKERLFDPETRTFRQKASASIRSGLSRLRNGLEGALVSVVEQMVPAY, from the coding sequence ATGACAGGTTTTATTAAGCAAGAGACCCTAATTGAGCCAGGTCTCTCTTTAACGCCAATTAAAACAAAGACCGAGGCCGAGCTTCTGGCAGACAAGGCTTCAGATGCTGCCCAGAGAGCGCTCGATGCAACTCCCGTAGCAAAAAATACACAGGGTTCAGTCTTTACTTTCGACCCTCCTGAAGCAATAGCGGGCGTAACTGAGCTCCACACGGCTTGTGATAAAGGCGATATAGAGCGCGTGAGAATGCTGCTCAGCACAGACTTCGGCAGATCGATGGTAAACGCCTTAGATGCCCAGGGCCTCTCTCCGCTTCACTACGTGGTCTATGGAATTAATAGAAAATCGACTTGTGATCAGCGAAGAGCCTCTTTAAAGCTTGTGAGTCTTCTTCTTCAACGCGGAGCGTTAGTGGATCAGCGAGACGGTTTTAAAAAGACACCTCTGATGCACGCCTGTGAAATGGGCTGGGTTGAAGCGGTTGAACTCTTTACCTCTTTTGGCGCCGATACAAACTTGAGTACAGGAACGGGAGAGACCCCTCTCATATTATGCGTAGAAAATGGTGAGGATGAGATCATTCCAATTCTGATAAAGCATGGTGTTAAAGTAAATGAAGTAGATCCCATTCTAGGACGGACGGCGCTGAGCGTAGCCTGCAAATGCAACTACACGTCGATAGTCAGGGTGCTGCTCGCAAGCGGTGCGGACCCGAGTCTTGGTATTTCTGAAAAGGAGCATCAGCCCTTTCCTCCTCTGCTCCTGGCCTGCATGAACGGGAATTTAAAGATGGTAAAGCTTCTTGTGGAAGCGGGTGCGGACGTCAATGAAGGGTTCACCCGTGCAAAAGAGGCTCACACTGCCTTTTCTGCAGCCTGCGGTGTCGAAAAGAACGATGAGGTGATTCAGTACCTGATTAAAAGCGGCGCCCGTCCTGAGCTTGGGTCTGCTACAGGTGAGTTAAACAAGGTGATTGCAAAGCATCCTCAATACCAGAAGTATTTGAAATCTGAAAAAGATGCTCAAGCTCTCTATGCAAAGAGAGTTGCTCTATCCAATTCTATTGGTAATCGCGCAGGTGCAAGCATCGCCTATGAAGCCTGGTTTTCTCAGATCTTCTTTCACGATTTCGCAGAGACATTAAGAACAGCTGAGATCGATGCGCGTATTTCGCTCAAAGAGGTTTCGCGGGCTTTTTCAAGGGCTTCGCATCGCACCTTAAATCCAGTTACAACAACAGCCCATATCCAGCGCGGAGAGCTTGTGATCATTCCTGCAGGATGGCACGGTCACGCCATCTCTCTGGTTTTTTACAAGGGGTATCTTGCAGTGATAAATCGAGGTGAGGGAAGCGAGGATCATAGCACGGCTGAGTTTTACAAGATTGATAATAGATTGATGAATCAGAAGCTTCTTGCAAACATCGTGAAAATGAAAGAGACGGGCTCCGTAAAAAAAGGAGTAAAGCTCTACTACCAGGATCTGCCTAAAGCGCTCTCGCCATCTTCAGACGGAGAGATTGTGCGCGATAAGCTCTGTCTTGAACTCAGTAAAGAGGTGGCTCTGCCCTCACAAGAGGTGGGAAACTGTCCTCAGGCCTCAGCCGAAGGGACGATTCCCGCTGCACTCGCACTTCTTGGAACCGTGGGTAACTACCGCAAATCGCTTGAGCCCGAAACTCTTGCTGCAGTGATGAAGACAACGCATGAGATCACGCTGAAGAAGAGATTAGACTATCTCGAAGCCTACCTTGCCGCTCATACAGAAGAGAGCACTGTTGACACCTACCTAGTAAAGACCGCATGGGCAAAGATCATGAGCGATCTGAAACGCAACCCAGTATCTCTTGCTAGCTATCCGCTCATCAAAGAGAGGCTCTTCGATCCAGAAACGCGCACATTTAGGCAGAAGGCTTCCGCCTCTATCCGTTCTGGCCTTTCAAGGCTCAGAAACGGGCTTGAAGGCGCCCTCGTGAGCGTAGTAGAGCAGATGGTTCCTGCCTACTAG
- the pncA gene encoding bifunctional nicotinamidase/pyrazinamidase produces MRALLIVDMQNDFMPKGPLAVPNADRTVSLINSLMPKFSLVIATQDCHPADHVSFAQNHPGRKPGEMIKVRGIEQILWPVHCVQKTLGAELTKDLDRSRIETIFYKGTDKWIDSYSAFFDNARKRSTGLFDFLKLKGVTELFVCGVATDYCVLYSVIDALDLGLSVTVITDACSGIDLSPGDVDAAYATMSEKGAHLVTSKALF; encoded by the coding sequence ATGAGGGCTCTACTCATCGTAGATATGCAGAACGATTTCATGCCTAAAGGGCCTCTAGCAGTGCCTAATGCCGACCGCACTGTCTCTCTCATCAACTCTCTAATGCCCAAATTCTCTCTGGTCATCGCCACGCAAGATTGTCACCCTGCCGACCATGTGAGCTTTGCGCAGAATCATCCAGGAAGGAAGCCTGGAGAGATGATCAAGGTGAGAGGGATCGAACAGATTCTCTGGCCTGTCCACTGCGTTCAGAAGACCCTTGGGGCTGAGCTCACAAAAGATTTAGATAGGAGTAGGATTGAAACAATTTTTTATAAGGGCACTGATAAGTGGATCGATAGTTATAGCGCTTTTTTCGATAATGCCCGCAAAAGGTCCACAGGTCTCTTTGACTTTCTGAAGTTGAAGGGGGTGACCGAGCTCTTTGTATGCGGAGTTGCAACTGACTACTGCGTTCTCTATTCTGTGATCGATGCCCTCGATCTCGGCCTTTCTGTTACTGTCATAACCGATGCCTGCTCTGGGATCGATCTCTCCCCCGGGGATGTCGATGCCGCCTATGCGACTATGAGCGAAAAAGGAGCTCATCTGGTCACTTCAAAAGCCCTCTTTTGA
- a CDS encoding NUDIX hydrolase, whose amino-acid sequence MRFLLPYLLFALSSCAASQPTASESYFRLLDKYPAALGPDGDATQGEIEIVRDPVRMQEIEKSSGRKVGIVAQDRYWIWINDPVKFPSGKEGVYGRFLWVKSLSGPAGIAVMPLLADGKIALNRNYRHATRSWEYELPRGGINTGESSEDAARREVKEETGMQISKLHNLGEMAVDTGFTNSIVPIFMAQVVKQDKATPEESEAIASIDAFSLAEIKKGFKQGYLIIINKQDEEEKIPLRDPFLAYAIFQAEIRGLLQ is encoded by the coding sequence ATGCGCTTTTTACTTCCCTATCTCCTTTTTGCACTCTCTTCGTGCGCTGCAAGCCAGCCAACTGCTTCAGAAAGCTATTTCCGGCTTCTAGACAAGTACCCCGCTGCACTTGGTCCGGATGGAGATGCTACGCAGGGAGAAATTGAGATCGTGCGCGATCCTGTTCGCATGCAAGAGATTGAAAAAAGCAGCGGCCGCAAGGTCGGGATTGTCGCTCAGGATAGGTACTGGATCTGGATTAATGATCCTGTGAAATTCCCCTCTGGTAAAGAGGGAGTATACGGGAGATTCCTCTGGGTGAAGTCTCTTTCGGGCCCCGCTGGCATCGCTGTCATGCCTCTTCTTGCAGATGGTAAGATCGCGCTAAATCGCAACTACAGGCACGCGACACGCTCTTGGGAGTATGAGCTGCCCCGCGGAGGGATTAATACTGGTGAGAGCAGCGAGGATGCCGCGAGAAGAGAGGTCAAAGAAGAGACCGGAATGCAGATATCAAAACTACACAATCTTGGGGAAATGGCAGTTGACACGGGATTTACAAATTCGATCGTGCCTATTTTTATGGCCCAAGTGGTAAAGCAAGATAAAGCGACACCTGAAGAGTCGGAAGCGATCGCGTCGATCGACGCCTTCTCTTTAGCAGAAATTAAAAAGGGCTTTAAACAGGGCTACCTTATCATCATTAATAAGCAAGATGAAGAGGAGAAGATCCCCCTGCGCGACCCCTTCCTCGCCTACGCAATTTTTCAAGCTGAAATCCGAGGGCTACTTCAATGA